One window of the Acidimicrobiia bacterium genome contains the following:
- a CDS encoding DUF3039 domain-containing protein, translated as MSGTETAPNTGPAGGTTLAPARPDPDLEDGDHDRMAHIVLEGYRPTKGRKKGKYVSAGPSVVEGIVNGTAVRALCGKEWVPGRDPKRYGLCPTCKEIAESMGWKIPAS; from the coding sequence GTGAGCGGCACCGAGACAGCCCCGAACACCGGTCCGGCGGGTGGCACCACCCTGGCCCCGGCCCGGCCGGATCCCGACCTCGAGGACGGCGACCACGACCGGATGGCCCACATCGTCCTGGAGGGGTACCGACCGACCAAGGGCAGGAAGAAGGGCAAGTACGTCTCCGCCGGCCCCAGCGTGGTCGAAGGCATCGTCAACGGGACCGCCGTACGGGCCCTCTGCGGCAAGGAATGGGTGCCCGGCCGTGATCCCAAGCGCTACGGCCTGTGCCCGACCTGCAAGGAGATCGCCGAGTCGATGGGGTGGAAGATCCCCGCCAGCTGA